In the genome of Bremerella sp. P1, the window CTTCAAAAGGCTGGCGAGCATGAATCGCCTGGTACACCTCTTGAACGGATTGTGAATTCGTATTTTCACCGTGAAAGATCTCAGGTGTTTCACCCAAGAGCTCAGCCTCTTGGTATCCCGTTATCTGACAGATGGCTTCGTTAACGAATACGATTCTCGGACAGGAACCATCGAATTTGGTATCGGTGATGACGACACCTTCCCCCAGGTGCGAAACCGCCTCGGCGAGTAGACGCCGCTGATTCTCGGCATACTGCCGGGCGTCCGTTTCCAGTTTCAGCGACTCTCTGGTTTGCTTCAGCTGGCCGATCCTCCGCAGCGTGGCCTTGAGCATCTCCGCATTGATGGGTTTCAGCAGATAGTCGTATGCTCCCTCGCGAAGGGTCTGAATGGCGTCCTCGATCTTAGGATTGCGCGTGGCCATGACGATCGACGCATGGGGGAGCATCCTTCGTAGACGGGGAAGCACTTCGCGAGCGGATTCGTTGGGAAGTTCTCTATCCAGCAGGATGACGTTTGTATCTAGCCAATCCCCTTGATTCACGGCTTCATCGAAAGATGAGGTCAGACGGACACGATGCCCGTCGGGCTCGAGAACATCCCGAATGTAAGTGCGTGTATCGTAATCACTTTCGATCACGAGTACGGAGAGAGACAACAATGTTGGTTGAGCGTGGGGCAAATGAACACCTAACTATACATCCGGCCGGATCAGCAATACCGCAGCAAAGTCCTTCATCAGCTTCCACTCATCATAAGTTCAGACGCACCAATATGTAATCGTGATATCTGAACGGTTGATCTAAAACGAACAAGTGAAAATGAGTTGGCTCGGCAGACTCGGATGGATTGTGAGACAAGCGAATGCTGCGGAACGACAGGTTGGATTCGGCCAACTTCCGACTCGCCTGAAACACTACCTGGCAACTGGACTTGAGGATGGCGGAAATCACCATCCAGAAATAGAGTTTAGCTCGATTTAGAAAAATCCGGAGAACCGTCATATTTTCCTTTGGCAAGTGAGACGCTCGAAGTGAGGCAGTCCACGAAGGCCCAACAACCAGGCGCAAAGTGATCTGCGTCGAAAATGAGACAAGGAGGAGAATCATGTTGGTACTAAGTCGAAAAGCCAGTCAGACCATCCAAATTGGCACGGATGTTACTCTCACGGTTTTGGGAGTCTCTGGTAATACGGTTCGCTTGGGGATTGAGGCTCCGCAGGAGATTCCCATTCTTCGTGGCGAACTTCTTAATCGAATCGAAAAACAGGCTTCCGGCGAATTGACGCCTGTGCCTGACGAACAACACCCCACCCCGAAGCCGGACTTGCAGTTCGCCCTTCTCAACGTTCCGGCTTCGGTTATTCAAGTCCCCTAAATGCAAGAAGTATTCTGATGTATGTTCAAAGACCTCGATGCCGAAAGAGTCAGAAGTATGCACAAGACGACGTGATGCGAGCCGTAAGACGCCGAATGGATCAATGCCGATATGGTTTCATCTTTCGCAAGGTAAGCGCTCGTTTTGATAACGGTACGCTGACGCTGACTGGCCAAGTACCGAGCTTCTATCTGAAGCAAAACCTGCAGGAACTTCTTCGTGATATTCCCCAGGTACAGCAACTGGTGAACAGCGTCGATGTCGTCAGCAGTTGCGGACTTAGCAGCGTCCGGCCCTAGAATTACCGCCGGAAAAACAAACTAGTTGGTTTCACCATTCGGAAATCAAGTTCTTCTCGATATTGCTGCTAAACGCGACACGCAAGAATTTAAGTAGGAGGCAGAAAGTCAGTAAGTTGGTTTTGGCAAGCCTATTTGCCAAAGCCAATTCATCTCCTATTCAATATAAGGAGAAGAACATGAACGCTCCACTTACAACCCGACAAAGCCGCGGGCTGTTTCCTTGGGCCCAGGGCGGCGGTGTTCCTGCTCTGCGAGAAGAGATGGAACACATGTTCCAGCGTTTCTGGGATGAAAATGGTGACGCCTGGGGTAGCCAGATGCTGTCACCGGCCCTTGATCTGAAGGAGTCTGACAAGGATGTTACCGTTCGTCTGGATCTGCCTGGTGTGGAAGCTAAGGAGGTCGACATCCAGCTGAATGGAAACCAGTTGGTGGTTAGTGGTGAACGTAAAGAGGAGAAGGAAGAAAAAGGTGAGACTTATCACCGTATTGAACGTCGAAGCGGCCGCTTCTCGCGATCGACGATTCTGCCATGTGCCGTTCAGGAAGACGAGATTGACGCCACGATGAAGGACGGCATCTTGACCGTCGTGCTTCCAAAGTCGCCGGAAGCTCAGTCGCGCCATATCGAGGTTAAGAGTAGCTGAACCTCGATGCTTGCGCCGTCGGCTTGGCAGAAGTCGGCGGCGCAACTTTTTGCTCGATCATGCATTTCGGCGCTGATGCACGAACTCTGTTAAATCGGGCAATTGGCATAGAGCCGTTTGCTTGTACTCACCTCATCTTATTCCCATTCTTG includes:
- the csrA gene encoding carbon storage regulator CsrA; protein product: MLVLSRKASQTIQIGTDVTLTVLGVSGNTVRLGIEAPQEIPILRGELLNRIEKQASGELTPVPDEQHPTPKPDLQFALLNVPASVIQVP
- a CDS encoding BON domain-containing protein; the protein is MRAVRRRMDQCRYGFIFRKVSARFDNGTLTLTGQVPSFYLKQNLQELLRDIPQVQQLVNSVDVVSSCGLSSVRP
- a CDS encoding Hsp20/alpha crystallin family protein, which encodes MNAPLTTRQSRGLFPWAQGGGVPALREEMEHMFQRFWDENGDAWGSQMLSPALDLKESDKDVTVRLDLPGVEAKEVDIQLNGNQLVVSGERKEEKEEKGETYHRIERRSGRFSRSTILPCAVQEDEIDATMKDGILTVVLPKSPEAQSRHIEVKSS